The Candidatus Kouleothrix ribensis genome has a segment encoding these proteins:
- a CDS encoding DUF977 family protein, producing the protein MARITTTDSWTIEGAQMDALDLNLAQQHITKAQKEGRYSGPTDPLAYLRYNQLVIDSTSGLVPTLAGMLAFGTDPERWLRASCGIDIAEFSSNTPTTKSLKFIDQVRGSIFTVVDRATDILWARTSHDYQFEGAQRVERHAYSQVVLRELTVNALCHRDWSNTSSRVRIQIFPNTIEWISPGGLPDGVTVDNLLDAQSSRNPALVNVMFQAHYIEGLGLGFDSVYSALAEDGVEPPLITPSLTSLTIRVMAKPIGANQKQLGPTSQDRQRAILSLIAQQGSVTISDLEKAMGIIRRTIQRDLQSLLSQGDIQVLGATNNRHYQIRRK; encoded by the coding sequence ATGGCGCGAATCACGACAACCGACAGCTGGACGATCGAGGGCGCTCAAATGGACGCGCTCGATCTGAATCTCGCGCAGCAGCATATCACGAAAGCGCAGAAAGAAGGGCGCTACAGCGGGCCGACCGATCCTCTCGCCTATCTACGCTACAACCAGCTGGTCATCGACAGCACGAGTGGTCTGGTGCCGACGCTTGCGGGTATGCTGGCCTTTGGAACAGATCCTGAGCGCTGGCTGCGCGCCAGCTGCGGCATTGATATCGCTGAGTTCAGCTCAAATACCCCGACAACGAAGAGCCTCAAATTTATCGATCAGGTAAGAGGCTCCATTTTTACTGTTGTCGACCGCGCCACTGATATTTTGTGGGCACGCACGTCGCACGACTACCAGTTTGAGGGCGCTCAGCGCGTTGAACGGCATGCATATAGCCAGGTGGTGCTGCGCGAGCTGACCGTGAATGCGCTGTGCCACCGCGACTGGAGCAACACATCCTCTCGGGTTCGTATCCAGATCTTCCCAAACACCATTGAGTGGATCTCACCAGGGGGGCTGCCGGATGGGGTGACCGTTGACAACCTGCTCGATGCCCAATCCTCGCGCAATCCGGCGCTGGTTAACGTTATGTTCCAAGCGCACTATATTGAGGGCTTAGGCCTGGGCTTTGATAGCGTTTATAGCGCGCTGGCCGAGGATGGGGTCGAGCCTCCACTGATCACCCCTAGCCTTACGAGCCTCACCATCCGTGTCATGGCCAAGCCAATCGGTGCCAATCAGAAGCAGCTCGGCCCAACCTCCCAGGATCGACAGCGGGCGATCCTCTCTCTGATCGCCCAGCAAGGCAGCGTGACTATCAGCGATCTGGAAAAGGCCATGGGCATCATTCGTCGCACCATTCAGCGCGATCTTCAGTCACTATTAAGTCAGGGCGACATCCAAGTGCTTGGCGCGACCAATAATCGCCACTACCAGATACGCAGGAAGTAA
- a CDS encoding DUF2442 domain-containing protein produces the protein MIRVKDAQPLEGYSLRITFTNGEQRDIDVTRYISGGGIFALIHDDPNFFRQVRVELGTIAWPNGADIDPDVLYLGLPPNASEEAWRAAVAAQRSAAQRAA, from the coding sequence ATGATCCGAGTGAAAGATGCTCAGCCGCTCGAGGGCTACAGCCTGCGCATCACCTTCACGAACGGCGAGCAGCGCGACATCGATGTGACGCGCTATATTAGCGGCGGCGGCATCTTTGCGCTCATTCACGACGATCCAAACTTCTTTCGCCAGGTGCGCGTCGAGCTGGGCACGATCGCATGGCCGAACGGCGCTGACATCGACCCGGACGTGTTGTATCTCGGGCTACCGCCGAACGCCAGTGAGGAGGCATGGCGGGCAGCTGTTGCGGCGCAGCGATCGGCTGCACAGCGCGCGGCATGA
- a CDS encoding DUF4160 domain-containing protein codes for MPQISQFYGIIIAMFFNDHVPPHFHAYYGGDEATINIETGEVIDGRLPKRALRLVRTWSSTHRDELRANWELARRPAPLNQIAPLD; via the coding sequence ATGCCGCAGATTAGCCAGTTCTACGGCATCATCATCGCGATGTTTTTCAACGACCACGTTCCACCGCATTTCCACGCCTATTATGGTGGCGATGAGGCGACGATCAACATCGAAACCGGCGAGGTTATCGACGGCCGGCTGCCTAAGCGGGCGCTACGCCTGGTGCGGACGTGGTCGAGCACCCACCGCGACGAGCTGCGCGCAAATTGGGAGCTTGCGCGTCGGCCGGCGCCGCTCAACCAGATCGCGCCACTGGACTAA
- a CDS encoding helix-turn-helix transcriptional regulator, translating into MFRFTPTARAAIEQAGLKQSQLAEAAGIDRHHFNKRLNGEGSFTPATANRIARAFAEATHGEQASALRLLFEEHDDGREAKRKQAADAAD; encoded by the coding sequence GTGTTTCGTTTCACACCAACCGCCCGCGCGGCGATCGAGCAGGCCGGACTCAAGCAGAGCCAGCTTGCCGAAGCGGCCGGCATTGACCGGCACCACTTCAATAAGCGCCTGAACGGCGAGGGCAGCTTCACGCCCGCCACCGCCAACCGCATCGCGCGGGCGTTCGCCGAGGCCACCCATGGCGAGCAGGCGTCCGCGCTGCGGCTGCTGTTCGAGGAGCACGACGACGGGCGCGAGGCGAAGCGTAAGCAGGCTGCCGATGCCGCAGATTAG